From Gloeocapsa sp. DLM2.Bin57, the proteins below share one genomic window:
- a CDS encoding alpha-mannosidase codes for MNSLTLIEATLTKLAQLTQQQLNWYGCSQDLASPPLDISNWSPTQPNDKGYLTWSPGGQVQWYAVALTIPDSLSGYSILGLSLRLELTWWAQSAQIYVNGKLVREGDLFDSSTRLLITPNATPGETITITLRLVSPNHDLGALMKSRCVYEKGQDPGFIATQWQILAQYLQKFQPDQLPVLAEYLSSIDWSLVTDTQAFERQLQTISTQLLPLATPLQQYQINLLGHAHLDLAWLWTVSETWKVAKNTFTSVISLQETFPELTFGHTSAVLYQWIEQNHPDLFTTIQTKVKQGTWEILGGMWVEAELNLVGGESIIRQLLYGQRYFCAKFGKTTPIAWLPDSFGFPSQLPQILSQANIDYFLTGKLHWNDTNTFPYGWFNWRSPDGSSVLTFLLPPNLTGVMDTNPISMSNHAFDWYQQTQLTQSFWLPGVGDHGGGPSQEMLELVQPWSDSPFFPQLHFTTALNYLQQLPNTNLPYWDDELYLEFHRGCYTTHADQKKLNRESEGLIYAAELFMSVAESVYSKRAPFPTLQNDSAKNPVCQENIPQAWQHILFNQFHDILPGTSIPEVFTEAQQGWLEAKAIGEKILTESLEAIAKAVEIPPSFHPEAKPIVIFNSLNWSRSELVSISPPDGNWGIMTTTGESLITQFTQQRELLFYASAIPSVGYRLYWLYPLEQTPPLQDKPREYILDNDYLKVIISLETGDILSIYDQISQKELLSAPGNQLQSFRDQGQYWDAWNINPNYQAYPLPPTQLVDIQYLETGPLQWSIRVTRTQGNSSWQQDYILQYQSKILQIKTQVDWQEKHTLVKAAFPLTLTSDRVIYGTPCAATLRPTESSSKWEVCAQGWATIEENNYSVSLLSDYKYGYDSQPSQLRLSLLRSPTWPDPEADTGKHEFTYAIYPNLGNWQQAQPMKRVAELNLPLKVQYLDNSLNPKSLPPEGSFIDLGADNLILLAFKPGEEGNWILRCYESQGKPARLNLNNNLPLKVICRVNLLEEVINCTDCYSIQPWQIASFLLVSIN; via the coding sequence GTCAAGATTTGGCTTCACCCCCTCTAGATATCAGTAATTGGTCTCCTACTCAACCTAACGACAAAGGTTATTTAACCTGGTCTCCTGGTGGTCAAGTACAATGGTACGCTGTAGCTTTAACTATACCCGATTCTCTTAGTGGTTATAGTATCTTAGGCTTATCTCTACGTCTAGAATTAACTTGGTGGGCTCAATCTGCACAAATCTATGTTAATGGTAAGTTAGTTAGAGAAGGTGATCTGTTTGACTCCTCTACTCGTTTATTAATCACCCCTAACGCTACTCCAGGAGAAACTATCACCATCACCCTACGCTTAGTTAGTCCTAATCACGATCTTGGCGCTTTGATGAAGTCTCGCTGTGTCTATGAAAAAGGACAAGATCCAGGTTTTATCGCTACTCAATGGCAAATCTTAGCCCAATATCTGCAGAAATTTCAACCAGATCAACTCCCTGTTTTAGCTGAATATCTCTCTAGTATTGATTGGAGTTTAGTAACTGATACTCAAGCTTTTGAGAGACAATTACAAACCATCTCTACTCAACTTTTACCCCTAGCTACTCCACTGCAACAATACCAGATTAACTTACTTGGTCACGCTCATCTAGATCTAGCTTGGTTATGGACTGTTTCGGAAACCTGGAAAGTAGCTAAAAATACCTTTACCTCGGTTATCTCTCTCCAAGAAACCTTTCCTGAGTTAACTTTTGGTCATACTAGCGCAGTCTTATACCAATGGATTGAACAAAATCACCCCGATTTATTTACTACTATCCAAACCAAGGTTAAACAGGGAACATGGGAAATCCTCGGGGGTATGTGGGTAGAAGCAGAACTTAATCTGGTGGGGGGAGAATCCATTATTCGTCAACTTCTCTATGGACAACGCTACTTCTGTGCCAAATTCGGTAAAACAACCCCCATTGCTTGGTTACCCGATTCCTTCGGTTTCCCCTCTCAACTCCCCCAAATCCTATCTCAAGCCAACATAGATTACTTTCTTACAGGAAAACTCCACTGGAATGATACCAATACCTTCCCCTATGGTTGGTTTAACTGGCGATCGCCTGATGGTAGTAGCGTCTTAACCTTTCTTCTCCCCCCTAATCTCACTGGAGTTATGGATACTAACCCCATCTCTATGAGTAATCACGCTTTTGACTGGTATCAACAAACTCAACTGACTCAATCTTTTTGGCTACCTGGTGTAGGTGATCACGGTGGAGGTCCTAGTCAAGAAATGCTAGAATTAGTCCAACCTTGGTCTGATTCCCCTTTTTTTCCTCAACTTCACTTCACTACCGCTTTAAACTATCTCCAACAACTCCCTAATACTAATCTTCCCTATTGGGATGATGAACTCTATCTCGAATTCCATCGCGGTTGTTACACTACCCACGCAGACCAAAAAAAACTTAATCGGGAGAGTGAGGGTTTGATTTATGCAGCGGAATTATTTATGTCTGTAGCTGAAAGTGTGTATTCTAAGCGCGCGCCCTTTCCCACTTTACAAAATGATAGCGCAAAAAACCCAGTTTGTCAAGAGAATATCCCCCAAGCTTGGCAACACATTTTATTTAATCAATTCCACGATATTTTACCTGGAACATCGATACCAGAAGTATTTACAGAAGCGCAACAAGGATGGTTAGAAGCTAAAGCAATCGGGGAAAAAATACTAACAGAATCATTAGAGGCGATCGCTAAAGCGGTGGAAATTCCACCCTCATTCCACCCTGAAGCCAAACCAATAGTTATCTTTAACTCCCTGAATTGGTCACGTTCAGAATTAGTCAGTATCTCTCCTCCTGATGGTAATTGGGGAATTATGACCACAACGGGAGAGTCTCTAATTACCCAATTTACTCAACAACGAGAATTACTCTTTTACGCTTCAGCTATCCCCTCAGTAGGTTATCGTCTCTACTGGTTATATCCTCTAGAGCAAACTCCCCCACTTCAAGATAAACCGAGAGAATATATTCTAGATAACGATTATTTAAAAGTAATTATTAGTTTAGAAACAGGAGATATCCTGAGTATTTATGATCAAATCAGTCAAAAAGAACTACTTAGCGCCCCAGGAAACCAATTACAAAGCTTTAGAGACCAAGGTCAGTATTGGGATGCTTGGAATATAAACCCTAATTATCAAGCTTATCCCCTACCACCAACTCAATTAGTAGATATTCAATATCTAGAAACAGGACCACTACAATGGAGTATTCGGGTAACCAGAACTCAGGGTAACTCCTCTTGGCAACAAGATTATATCTTACAATACCAATCAAAAATATTACAAATAAAAACTCAGGTGGATTGGCAAGAAAAACATACCCTGGTTAAAGCAGCATTTCCTCTTACTTTAACTAGCGATCGCGTTATTTATGGTACTCCTTGCGCTGCTACTTTACGCCCTACTGAGTCTAGCAGTAAATGGGAAGTTTGTGCCCAAGGATGGGCGACTATAGAAGAGAATAATTATAGCGTTAGTCTTCTAAGTGACTATAAATATGGTTATGACAGTCAACCAAGTCAACTACGACTGAGTCTTTTACGTAGTCCTACCTGGCCAGATCCAGAAGCAGACACAGGGAAACATGAGTTTACCTACGCTATTTATCCCAATCTAGGTAATTGGCAACAAGCCCAACCTATGAAAAGAGTAGCAGAACTTAACCTACCTCTTAAGGTACAATATTTAGATAATTCCCTAAATCCTAAATCCTTACCTCCTGAGGGTAGTTTTATCGATTTAGGTGCGGATAATTTAATTTTACTAGCCTTTAAACCAGGAGAAGAAGGTAACTGGATTTTACGTTGTTACGAATCCCAAGGAAAACCCGCTAGATTAAACCTTAATAATAATTTACCCTTAAAAGTCATCTGTCGAGTCAACCTCCTTGAAGAAGTAATTAACTGTACTGATTGTTACTCTATTCAACCCTGGCAAATTGCTAGTTTTTTACTGGTAAGCATCAATTAG